GTATCTAGTACTACTTCTATAGAATCACCAATCTTTATGTCTAATACTCCATTCTTATTTTTAAATTGCTCTATAGATATTTTAGATTCTGACTTTAATCCTGCATCTAATGTTACTAAATCTTTTTCTATATTTACAATAGTCGCTTGAATAACGGAACCTGGTTTGGTTTGAACCTGTTTTAAAGAATTTGTAAACAATTCTATAAATGACTCATTCATATTTTATAAATTTTAAAATTATTTAACGTAAATTTTGTATCCTACAAAATATAGTTATATTTTTTTTACTAATTATTTTCCTTATATATTAGACTTTTTTACACACAATTCATAAAATTATTATAATAACTAAATTATAATTAAAACATTTTTTCTTAATTTAGTTTCTTTTTAAAACTATATAATTTTTTTAATAAATTAATATTTAAAAAAAAATTAAATAATATTAAAATTAACACTAAAATAATAGTCTTGCAACACACAAAATTGGCATATTAGTTAATAATTTTTTTATTAATTAGTAAAAAATCATAAAAAAAATATTAAAAAAATTCTTAATTAATAATTTTTATAAAACTTAAAATGTTTTTTGTTAAAAAAAAATATTATTCAAATTTACTAATTGAAAAGAAAATTTTAAAATATTCTGGAAAAGTTTTATTAACACATTTTGGATTTAAAATAGTTACTTTTTTCCCAGATAATGCTATTAGAGAAAAACACATAGCTATTCTATGGTCATCATAAGTACTTATTTCAGCAGATATAAACTGTTTAGGAGGGGATATTTTTATAAAATCTTTTCCTTCTGTGACAATAGATCCTATTTTTTTTAATTCTTTTGACATTGCGCTAATTCTATCAGTTTCTTTTACTCGCCAATTATAAATATTTGTAATCAAAGTTTCTCCAGAAGAAAATAATGCTAACATAGCTGTTGTCATTGCTACATCTGGCATATCATTCATATCTAATGTTACAGATTTTAAATTTCCCTTTTTTACAGTAATATAATTATTTTTTATTTTTATTTCTGATCCCATCTTCTTAAGTACTTCAACGAATTTTATGTCTCCTTGTATACTATTTTTACCTATTCCATTAACCCTAACTTTTCCTCCTTTTATAGACCCTGCAGCTAAAAAATAAGATGCAGAAGAAGCATCTCCTTCTATTAAAAAAGCCCCTGGTGAAATATAATTTTGATTACTACAAATTTTAAAATGTGTATAATTCTTGTTAAATACTTTTATTCCAAAAACTTGCATTAATTTTATAGTAATGTCTATATATGGCTTTGATACTAATCCATTTTTTATAAATATTTCTGTATCATTTAATGCTAAAGGAGCAGTCATTAATAAAGAAGTTAGAAATTGACTAGAAATAGTACAATTCAAATGTATTTTACCTCCTGAGAAACCTCCTTTTATAATTACTGGAGGGTATCCATTAATATCTTTATAATCTATAATAGCACCAGACTGTTTTAAAGCATCTACTAAATGCTTTATTGGTCTTAAATTCATTCTTTTATTTCCATATAATTGTATATGATTTTTATATAAAGAAAAAATTGCCACTAAAGGTCTCATCGCAGTGCCAGCATTTCCTAAAAAAATAGAAAGTTTTTTTTTAACTTTAAAAGATTCTTTAGATCCAAACACTTTTAACTGTTTTTTTTTCAAATTACAATCAAACAAAATACCAATTTTTTTTAATGCATCAAGCATATATTTAGTATCTTCACTAAATAAAAAATTTTTTAAAATAGTTTTGCTATCTGATAAAGCTGACATTAACAAAACTCTGTTAGAAATACTTTTTGATCCCGGCAAATCTATAACTCCATTTACTTTTAATATTGGATGTATAATAATTTTTTTTTTCATAAATTCCCTATAAAAAGTGTTTATTTATATAAAAAAAGTTTTATTAAATTAAAATTATTAACTAAACCTTTTTTCGAATTTTATCATAAACTTTGCTAATTTTTTAACTCCATCTATAGGCATTGCATTATAAATTGAAGCTCTCATTCCTCCATATATACTATGTCCTTTTAAATATAATAATCCATTTTTTTTAGATTCTTCTAAAAATTTTTTATTCAAACTTTTTTGTGTTAGTAAAAATGTTATATTTGTATTAGATCTATTGTTTGTATGTATATTATTTATATATAAATTAGAATTATCTATGACATTATATAGTAATTTAGATTTTATAAAATTATTTTTTTCCATTTGCTTTATACCACCATTTTTAATTATCCAATCAAAAACTAATCCTGACATGTACCATGAAAATGTAGAAGGAGTATTAAACATAGACTTATTCTTATAATTTATAGAATAGTCTAAAATAGAAGGTGTATGTTTATTACTTTTACATAACAATTCTTTTTTTATTATTAATATTGTAATTCCAGAAGGTCCTATATTTTTTTGTGAGCTAGCATAAATTATACTATAGTTATTTATTTTTATTCTTCTAGATAATATTGTAGAAGAAAAGTCTCCCACTATTGTTCTTCCATAAAATTTAGGCTCTTCATATATAGAAATTCCTTCTATAGTTTCATTAGGGCAATAATGAATATATTT
This region of Buchnera aphidicola (Chaitoregma tattakana) genomic DNA includes:
- the aroA gene encoding 3-phosphoshikimate 1-carboxyvinyltransferase gives rise to the protein MKKKIIIHPILKVNGVIDLPGSKSISNRVLLMSALSDSKTILKNFLFSEDTKYMLDALKKIGILFDCNLKKKQLKVFGSKESFKVKKKLSIFLGNAGTAMRPLVAIFSLYKNHIQLYGNKRMNLRPIKHLVDALKQSGAIIDYKDINGYPPVIIKGGFSGGKIHLNCTISSQFLTSLLMTAPLALNDTEIFIKNGLVSKPYIDITIKLMQVFGIKVFNKNYTHFKICSNQNYISPGAFLIEGDASSASYFLAAGSIKGGKVRVNGIGKNSIQGDIKFVEVLKKMGSEIKIKNNYITVKKGNLKSVTLDMNDMPDVAMTTAMLALFSSGETLITNIYNWRVKETDRISAMSKELKKIGSIVTEGKDFIKISPPKQFISAEISTYDDHRIAMCFSLIALSGKKVTILNPKCVNKTFPEYFKIFFSISKFE
- the serC gene encoding 3-phosphoserine/phosphohydroxythreonine transaminase; its protein translation is MREIYNFSAGPSMLPKDVMKIAKNEFLNWKNSGVSVLEISHRSTIFMKMTEIIEKNIRKLLSISNDYKILFLHGGARGQFSAIPMNLLKNFYEETDYINTGYWSSHAAYEARKYSKTNIIDVIRMKNKKKCVLDMSDWMISDRSKYIHYCPNETIEGISIYEEPKFYGRTIVGDFSSTILSRRIKINNYSIIYASSQKNIGPSGITILIIKKELLCKSNKHTPSILDYSINYKNKSMFNTPSTFSWYMSGLVFDWIIKNGGIKQMEKNNFIKSKLLYNVIDNSNLYINNIHTNNRSNTNITFLLTQKSLNKKFLEESKKNGLLYLKGHSIYGGMRASIYNAMPIDGVKKLAKFMIKFEKRFS